AAGATTCTCAGGACAGGCGAAACTGCAGACGAGCAGCTGATGTCGGGGTCACATTTGCCCACGTATTCTTATTAAATGTGAAGCAAAAAGTACGAAAATATGAGAAGGTTCTTGTCTAAAATATATATGTGGTTTTaattataaatgtgtttttttccacccTTTTATCAAGATCATATCAGATTCCTCTGTGAACCACTCAGTATACTACACCATTAGCGGTCCAGGAATTACCCAGCATCCTTTGGGTCTGTTCTCTTTGGATCCAAGTACATCCATGTTGAAGGTTCACAAACCCATCGACAGAGAGGAATACCCACAATTCAAAGTAagatatgtaaatgtatattttctaTTTAATCTCTCCCTTGCTATGATGGGATTTGAAGGTCTCTAAGGAGGATTGTCATGTTTCTTGGATCTGAAGCTTCTGACGTGGTCTTTGAATGAAGCCTAACTGGGGATGAAATCCCACGTCAGAGCAGAATATTTCTTACTCATCTTAAATAATGAAAGATGCGGCATTTCTTAAGCAGTTTAAATTCCCAGTCCTGTTCATTTTGAGTTGTCTTCATCCACTTTAAGGAGCCGCAACTGACTGACAAAAGGCAGAACTATTAAGCCGAGAGTGATGCAGAACGATCTAGAACGATCCAGAACAGATCCCCACCTGctcacctctctctctcacacaccccccccccccccccccatgtcataTGCCTCCAGTTCCTCGTCAGGGTGTTCGAGGAATTCACCCACAGGGAGACGGACCGTCCCCTGACAGTCACGGTGAACGTGGACGACGTGAATGACAACAGGCCGATGTTTGTGGGACCCCTCCTGTTTGCCATGCAGGAACAAAGCAGCGCAGGTCCGAACCGGGTTCGACATctccaggcagcagagggcacttATTGCTTGGGAGTGTCATAAAAGACATGGCTGCTCCTAAtagtgcttttccactggcatacaggaaccgagcCATAACTGAGTCGTACTGGTACCGTGTAATATGAGCGGAATTAGCATTATCTCGTGTAAATTTGCAAATCGAATCCATTCTATTCAGCTGGCCTGTTGTACTTTTTTAGGTAGGTGGTTGGAAAGTTCCAAGTTATTAGGATTTCATGAGTACATTGTGATGCACGAtattactaataatgaataatatatagaatatcccttttttccttcagataattcATGCATATTGACGCAGATCACGGGTATCTCAATGCATTTCGACCAGCCTGGTTTGGTCACACTTTTGGCCCAGCTAGTAAGTAGAGTCACGTCAGTGCGAGTTCGGCTCAGATACTGTAGTTCACAATGGAAAACCGGTTTGAGTGCGGCCCGGtgcttggtggcagtggaaaagcaccgtAAGTGACACTTGTGGTGGGGCACCATTGTGCACTGGTTAACACAGTTTGCCTCACCTCACACCGGTGTTCGTTCCTCCCTTCTGACTCCCcatgtgtgtggactttgcatgttccccccctGCCGTCATCATGAGTTTTCCTCCCCccaagtccaaaaacatgctgaagtgaATCAGAGTTACCAAATTGGTGTGAATGGTGTCTTATAACCTGCCTTGCACCCAGAGGCACAACACTGCAacactgcataggacaagtgggtatggGTGTCCCATTTCAGTAAACAGTACAAGGAACATTCAACCCAAACATTCAGCCGAAACAATGTAAGGGGCATTTAATTTGATGGAGATGTTGCCTGTGTAAAATGATTTCGTGTAACTTTGTGTGATTTTGTATGATTTCATTTTTGATTGCAGGAACTGTAATCGGTAAGATCAGTGCGACTGACATGGATGACCCGCAGACGATTCACGCCAAGATCAAGTTCTCACTCTTGTCTGGCACCGAGATGTTCCACATCGGGCCCGAAACAGGCGTGCTCATCACCAGAACCGCCCACCTTGATAGGGAGGTCAGTTTGGTGTCTGTGATCCATATGCATACCTTGCCGCCTGTTTCTGCCTTGACCGGCTCTGACCCGGAAGGCATCTGGTCTTTTGCTAGATACTGAAAGATTAATTCAATTGCTTAACGCAAAACTATTAAAGTGTACATTTATGAATGGAGCAGGAAATTGTCCCGAGAATTTGCCAGGAGCGAGTGGGCATGTTGATGATGACTCTTTCATGTGATTCTTGCGAAATGTAAGAATACGAACATCAGGCTGCAGATTTCGTGCCGTAAACAAAACGCCGCAATCTCTGCAGCGTACTTTTCGCATCATTTCCCACCTCCTGTAGGCTCTACCTAAGCACCACACCTCATCTAAACCAACCGCAGTATTTCTAGCGGGTGTGGACACGTCTGAGACGGACAATCTCCGGCTGCATGCCACATTTGCAAAAGGGCAACTCCGGAAGATGCCCTGACCTGATTCTCTGGACCAACtcaaatgaatttatttttatataacgattttcacaacagagtcgccCCAAGGCCGCGTCCGGAATTCATGTGTGAAAACGGCTTTATTTAATAATCAATAATTGTTTACCCATTCTGTTAATGTTCTTGTTTTATGTCAATATAAACTATTCCATTGTTAAATTTGcaatatattgcatatatataatagttatataataatatattgcaACAAAAATAACTGAATTGAAACtgacatgtgtttttattgcaGGTGAAAGACACACATTTTGTAGTTGTGCAGATCAAAGACATGAATGGCGCGTATAATGGCCTGCAAAGTACAGCCACAGCTACGATTGTGCTAAAAGACATCAACGACAACCCCCCCACCTTTATAAAATCATCTGTAAGTTCCTGAAtacggcccggcccggcccggcccgtgGCCGTCGCCACCAAAGGCGGGGCTCGGTGTCATGCTGTCACGCCCTGcacgtccgatcctcctgtgtgccacgccccctcgttaaaccTCGTGTGCAATCCCTACGTTTACCAGCTGTTCTAAGTTTCctgtcattagtcctgtgtatttcagtcggCGTTCGattatgtttccccagtccagtcattgacgttACGTGTTTCCAATGCCCTTGGAAGGATTCCtaataaaccccgtattccctgattCTCCGTCTCCCcactcctgcttccccggtccgcGTTGTGACACATGCTGATTTACAGTCACACGAAAATCCTACTGAAGGTATATTTATACAGATATAAACTGTTACAGACAATGAATGcggctttattttttttcagtttagtGTGACAGTGGAAGAAAACAAAATGGATGCCCTGATTCTCCGCATCCCAGTGGAAGACAAAGATTTAGCCAGAACTGCCAACTGGAATGCTATATTTGCCATCACGAAGGGAAACGAAAACGGGAATTTCAGGATTGAAACTGACGCTGAAACTAACAATGGCCTCCTGTACATTTCCAAGGTGAGATAGTATCAAACATCCAATGCACGACTTTTACATTAATGAGGGTCCATCAGGAACAGACCTTTTTATATACACACTTCAGGTATCATCATTAGAACTGTGTTCATTtactttggtggggggggggggttacttaaTAACGGTGGATTCTGCAGTTCACAGCCTAACCAGGTTAATGGCTTTAACCAGGTATATTAATTTACACATTATATCGTTGCAGGGAATTGCATGCTGTTCCCTAATTTTAAAGCATAGGGTTTTTACATAGTACACCTAAGTAGGCCATTACCAGGATTGTAATTAGGCCCATTATACAGTGCCTGGCTATTAACAGCCTAATCTGTGCAATTTTTAAGTGTTCTCTCCTCTGCTGAAGGACGTACAGCCCATCCACACATTTTTCTACCAGACAGTTCTTAGCAAACAACCAAGGCGAACAGGCACCATTTATTAAATATGGAATGTGTTTTAAAAACAGGTTATCGCAAAGCCCTTCACTGTGTATTTTCAAGGGGGGAAcaaaacaacataaaaaaacTATTTTGCCGACATGatgaaaactgatttttttccctgacCCCTTTCAGCAACAGTCGCTGAGTAATACTCCTGGAAAATAACATCTCTAGCTGTGTCTATCTCTGGGAGAATCCTGAAAGGCCGATGTGTCTACTGGTTGTGGCCAAAAGCAGCTGGGAGTTAGCATTAGCGACGCTGGGATTATGTCGTCCAGTAGCTGGAATTAGGTGAATGTGGATTTGCCTCTTTAAACATTCCTCTCCCTTAGCCTTTAGACTATGAGAGAACCAAACAGCAGCGTCTGGAGGTGCTGGCCAAGAATGAGGCGGAGCTTGTGGGACGCCCCACCCCCTGGGCCTCGGTCCTGGTAGATGTCACCGTAGTGGACGTCGACGAGGGCCCGGAGTTTTCCGTGCAGAATCTTCTACTGAGAGTCAAGGAGAACGTGCCGATCGGAACCCTCATTGGCACGTACCAGGCCACGGACCCAGAAAGCAGGAGTAGGAAAGGCATAAAGTGAGATTTCATAGGGAAACGTAactgcagtgttggggaagttccTTACAAatgtaatccattacagacagtggtggaaagttcaggtccagaaagtacaaatcctgaccagggttttgtttcaaacagccagttgagtactttgtGACCGTGACTTACAGTATTATACTCAACGGGTatacctctgtctgtaatggattacatTTGTAAGGAACTTCCCCAACAGTGTTTAACTGGCGATATGCAGCTTTAACTAGCGACATTGTAATGGGATGAGTTCACCCCTATCAAACCGAACAGAACGTTAATAATACACATTTACGATATTTACACAAGATGGCTGCCACTTGTGTGTGTTTACGTCACCAGTAATAGTCGGTTTCTTTATAGTTGCACAACTAAGTACAGGTGCATCCGTTGGGTTTTCGTCTGCAATACCAGAGGTTCCCAACCCCCGCGGCGATCTGCAGCCAGTAATTCACAGGGCCATGGAACAGCGGGGGTTTGCGGGAGGGTTTGCCCTGGGTGCCAGCGTTATCAACCAAAAGTCCATAAAACAGTAGCACAAACAAGCTTCCACACGGACAATATTTTCCTGTCGATCATGTATAATCCTCCCTTCTGGGAAATTTCTGTAcgatggttaaaaaaaaaagatgagaaTCCCTGTGTTATACCTGAAGTGGAAACGTTAACTTAGTATTTGAATGTTTTGAATCCGTATATTACAATCTCTGTACTTAGTTACTACAAGCTGACAGACCCCGCCTTCTGGATAGACCTTTCCGCGACTTCCGGAGACCTCAGGATCAGCGGCACAGTGGACAGGGAGTCATCATTCGTGAAGGACGATGTGTACAACATCACCGTGAAGGCTGTCGATGCAAGtgagcagcggggggggggggggggggctttgtttCTTAGATTACCATGGCGACAAAAACAACAGTTAGCCGAGTCGACTGCAGAGGTTTAAAGAAACCAGAAAAACTTGGGCAAGCGCTTTCGCCGCGGCCGTGTATTTATGCCACgtttgattctgattggctggaaatGCACATGGTCGCACTTGATGTCTGTGCCAGTTTGTGGTTATTTCTAGAGCTGCTAAGGAGCAGAATACTTCGTTCCAGCGGGAGTGAAGGTGCGTCACACCCTGCCTCACCCTTTTCTCATCTGATAAGGCAGTGATTGCCATCAGAAAAGAAGAAAGACTGGTATTATGCTTAGGTGGAGGGGAATGGGTGGCGCCTTGACCTGCTGAACCTCTGCCCATCCTTTGGCTTTCCGCCATCTTGCAGGGGGGATTACTGCCGATGCTTCCTCTGATTTTTGCAGATAATACTCTAGTTCAATGTTCCTCAACCTGGTCCTCAGCAACCTGGACCATGTGCGGGTCGCCAAGGACCGGGAgaagaaacactgctctagttGGTCTTGATCATTTCGTGTACTAAtattaaagtgtgtgtgtgtgtgtggggggaggagggttgGCTTGGTGCAGCTCTTGGTGCTCTGCTGGTGGCTTGGGGTCTGTTGGAGGGTCTGGCCTTTCGCGAAGAGCCCCTCCCACACATGTAATTAAAGGCTGGTGCCATAAATGCTGATACGGGACCAAAAATAGCTGGGAGGGTGATGATTTCCAGATGGAACCGGACAGGTGGGatgtttcataaaaaaaaaaaactttccacaACTATTTTGCCCATTTTAGGTTCAAAATCAGCCACTGGAACAGTCGTGATTCATATTGAGGACGTCAACGATAACGCTCCGGAGATCCAGCCCAAAGATCTGACTCTCTGTCAGACCGATGGAATGCAGACATTTGTTCGAGTGGAGGCAGAAGATAAGGACCTCTCCCCTTTTTCTGGACCCTTCACCTTTGAACTAGCAGATGGGCATGATGGGAGATGGACCATAACAGGCTTCAATggtaaaacctaaccctaaccctaaccctaacccttgaACTGTAGAAATAACCTGGGAGGAGGTCTGCAAtcaaatataatgaaatatataaagTAAGATAACGTTAATACTATAATGTAATGAGTACTGTAATGTCTGCTTAAGGAGTCAGAAATACCTCACAGTTTCTGTGAGGAGTCAGTGCTGTGGGGTTTAGTTTAGCACCTTAGTTTGTTCTGCAATTCCTTGAATGCCAATCGTAGCAGCACGTACTTACCACCCCTCGCCACGCTGAGTGGCACGGCATATACAGAATTCATACCTGCATGCTAAAAGCCAGTTCCCGTCAACTCCACACGCGAACCACACGGATTTGTGCCGCAGGAACCTCGGCCGTGTTACAGCCAGTGGCGGAACTGCCCGCCGGCATCTATGACATTCCCCTCACGGTCAGAGACCAGCAAGGCTTGGGCGAGGAGCAGACAGTGACCGTCAGGATCTGCCGCTGCGCCTACGGAGAGTGCCTTCCCCCCCGGAGATGGGCCTCTCTGGACTGGTGGGCCATCCTGGCCATGCTGTTGGCCTTGGtcttgttgctgctgctgtgtaAGTTCGGCCTTCTTCTCCGAGGGATACATTGGAAAAATGAGATCAAGAGAGGGACCCCCTGGGGTTGATACTGAGAAACCCCGCTGGCAAAGGCGTTCTTGTGGCACTAAGGCCCAATCCATTCAGGTGTGGGCAATAGGCACCTGCTGATCTATGATCAGGAGTTCCGCAGACGTCTTGCGGGCTGAATAGGCCAGTGTATCTCGACTGACTGTCGCAagaaccccccccaaccaaTGAATGTGCGGGGCATTACAAGCTGTCAGTCTCCTGAGTGGAGAGACGTGCTTCACTTCACCGTTCACCTCCTCATGTGGCACGTCATAGCAGTGGGCCTTCGGAGTAGAGCGGTCCGTGACCTTTATGCATCCTTTGTTCACGAGCAGAATAATGAAAGTCAAATTTCAGTATCAACTGCAGCAACGTCTCTGTTTACCTGGTAGGATTAGAATTGATCTTGTGTTTTCACGGTGTTACCAAGTTCACTGGGATTTAGATGGTTTTATGATAAGTAGGCAGGGATTGAAGCTGCAGTGCATTTCATTTTCCATCCACTTTCCATACTACTTATCCGGTACAGTTGTCGAGAGTCTGCAGCCTTTCCCAGGAgacacagggctggggacactggacgggatgccaaaccagcagggggcgcacgTTAATGAAAACACCAAATCACCTAAAGCACATGCCTTTGGAGGAAACCTGCAAAAACGCAGAGAACTTCTTTATGTAGTATTATTCAAATGGATTGTATACCGACTAACTCGCATCTTTTTTCAGGTATTTTCCTTGCTCTTACCTGCACTACAAAAACAAAGGATGTTTTCATTGATGGCAGCCTTGACAGTGGCGGTGTTTTATTGAAGTCAAATACCGAGGGACCAGGCGAAGAAGTGGTAAAGGCCCTAGCTCCTCCAAGCCCACAGCCAAACACCtcagtatatatacacatgctaACAGAGTGCCTTCACAATAGGGTTATCTATCCATCCCTCAAATTTCTATGCCTTGTTGTAGAAAATTGGGTTTCAGAAAGTGCAGAGCCTATTCCAATCAcagagcgcacacacacacacacacacactctcattgagagcaatttagagacacaaatCAAGGTAGACAGTGTGTTTTTTCTGACTATGGGGACAAAAAAGAGGAGAACTGACACAGATACAGACCCAGGACCAAAATCAACCCCC
The Paramormyrops kingsleyae isolate MSU_618 chromosome 4, PKINGS_0.4, whole genome shotgun sequence genome window above contains:
- the LOC111845965 gene encoding desmocollin 2-like protein; its protein translation is MRAALRPLRIQAGTMAPGYFFLICPIFMVLLRSAAPCVPHFIQATAPQKIMAGYVISKVDLARCGSKVLQLKTSDPDFVVLTDGTVYAIHVTTIPLGGRTFAIWADDPVGQRTKIDVSLSQAASQVGTALTYGHQPAVSSIPARRRSKRRWSPLPFHIQENGTPPFPKDIDQIISDSSVNHSVYYTISGPGITQHPLGLFSLDPSTSMLKVHKPIDREEYPQFKFLVRVFEEFTHRETDRPLTVTVNVDDVNDNRPMFVGPLLFAMQEQSSAGTVIGKISATDMDDPQTIHAKIKFSLLSGTEMFHIGPETGVLITRTAHLDREVKDTHFVVVQIKDMNGAYNGLQSTATATIVLKDINDNPPTFIKSSFSVTVEENKMDALILRIPVEDKDLARTANWNAIFAITKGNENGNFRIETDAETNNGLLYISKPLDYERTKQQRLEVLAKNEAELVGRPTPWASVLVDVTVVDVDEGPEFSVQNLLLRVKENVPIGTLIGTYQATDPESRSRKGINYYKLTDPAFWIDLSATSGDLRISGTVDRESSFVKDDVYNITVKAVDASSKSATGTVVIHIEDVNDNAPEIQPKDLTLCQTDGMQTFVRVEAEDKDLSPFSGPFTFELADGHDGRWTITGFNGTSAVLQPVAELPAGIYDIPLTVRDQQGLGEEQTVTVRICRCAYGECLPPRRWASLDWWAILAMLLALVLLLLLCIFLALTCTTKTKDVFIDGSLDSGGVLLKSNTEGPGEEVSSIALRAPISEGEGRGVVKATAAGGTESLQQREEMMLMDSAGRRVSGADAWAAYSGRVKHADMSAYAIWETNGLYLTKKLEDFAEKGEDRYADDVLHVYGFEGRGSPPGSVGCCSDFGDDGGLQFLDTLGPKFRALAEACATK